cgcaccaactacaactacacctgcaccaactacacctgcagcaaccacaacaacagctgcaccaactacaactacacctgcagcaaccacaactacagctgcaccaactacaactacagccacaccaactacaactacacctgcaccaactacacctgcagcaaccacaacaacagctgcaccaactacaactacacctgcagcaaccacaacaacagctgcaccaactacaactacacctgcagcaaccacaactacacctacaccaactacacctgcagcaaccacaataacagctgcaccaactacaactacacctgcagcaaccacaactacagcttcaccaaccacaactacagctgcaccaattACAACTACAGCTCCACAATCAaccaccacagctgcaccaactacaactacacctgcagtaaccacaactacacctgcaccaactacaactacacctgcaccaaccacaactacagctgcaccaactacaactacacctgcagcaaCCACGACGAcacctgcaccaactacaactacacctgcaccaaccacaactacagctacaacaactacaactacagctgcaacaactacacctgcagcaaccacaactacagctgcaagaacaacaactacagctgcaccaaccacaactacagctgcagcaACTACACCTACAGcggcaccaactacaactacacctgaaGCAACCACAACTAcgcctgcaccaactacaactacagctgcaccaactacaactacagctgcaccaaccacaactacagccgcaccaactacaactacagttgcACCATCCACAACTACAGccgccccaactacaactacaccaactacaactacacctgcagcaaccacaacaacagctgcaccaactacaactacacctgtaccaaccacaactacagctgcaccaactacaactacagctgcaccaaccacaactacagctgcaccaactacaactacacctgcagcaaccacaactacagctgcaagaactacaactacacctgcaccaaccacaactacagctgcaccaactacaactacacctgcaccaactacaactacagctgcaccaactacaactacacctgcaccaactacaactacagctgcaccaactacaactacagctgcaccaactacaactacagctgcaccaactacacctgcaccaaccacagctgcaccaactacaactacacctgcaccaaccacaactacagctgcaccaaccacaactacagctgcaccaactacaactacacctgcaccaaccacaactacagctgcacgaaccacaactacagctgcaccaactacaactacacctgcaccaaccacaactacagctgcaccaactacaactacacctgcaccaaccacaactacagctgcaccaactacaactacacctgcaccaaccacaactacagctgcaacaactacagctgcaccaactacaactacacctgcaccaactacaactacacctgcaccaaccataactacagctgcaccaactacaactacatctgcaccaaccacaactacacctgcaccaaccacaactgcagctgcaccaactacaactacacctgcagaaaccacaactacacctgcaccaactacaactacacctacagaaaccacaactacagctacattaactacaactacagctgcaccaactacaactacagctccaccaactacaactacagctgcaccaaccacaactacatctgcaccaaccacaactacacctgcaccaaccacaactacagcaacaccaactacaactacacctgcagaaaccacaactacacctgcaccaactacaactacacctgcagaaaccacaactacagctacattaactacaactacagctgcaccaactacaactacagctccaccaactacaactacagctgcaccaaccacaactacagctgcaccaaccacaactacacctgtagcaaccacaactacagttgcagcaaccacaactacagccgcaccaactacaactacacctgcaccaaccataactacagctgcaccaactacaactacacctgcacaaactacaactacacctgcaccaaccataactacagctgcaccaactacatcTGCACCAACCACAACTACATCTGCACCAACTACAATTACACCTGCAGAAACCACAGCTAcatcaactacaactacagctgcaccaactacagctccagcaactacaactacagccgcaccaactacaaccacagctcccacaacaacaaccacagttgctccaacaaccacagctgcaccaacgacAACCACAGTTGCaccaacaactacagctgcaccaacaataaccacagctgcaccaactacaactacacctgcaccaaccacaactacagctgcaccaactacaactacagctgcaccaaccaaaactacacctgcaccaactacaactacacctgcagcaaccacaactacagccgcaccaactacagctgcaccaactacaactacacctgcaccaaccacaactacacctgcaccaactacaaatacacctgtacctaccacaactacagctgcaccaactacaactacacctgcaccaaccataactacagctgcaccaactacaccTGCAGCAACCACAACCAGACATGCAGCAaccacaactacacctgcaccaactACACCTTcagcaaccacaactacagctgcaccaactacaactacacctgcagaaaccacaactacagctacaccaactacaactacagctgcaccaactactactgcaccaactacaactacagctgcaccaactacaactacacctacagcaactacaactacagccacACCAGCTACAACTACAGCCGCACCAACTCCAACTACACCTCcagcaaccacaactacagttgcaccaactacaactacagctgcaccaactacaactacacctgcagcaaccacaactacacctgcagcaaccacaactacacctgcaccaactacaactacacctgcagcaacaacaactacagctgcaccaactacaactacacctgcagcaaccacaactacagctgcaccaactacaactacacctgcagcaaccacaactacagttgCAACAACTACAGCCACACCAACTACCACTACAgccacaccaactacaactacacctgcagcaaccacaactacagctgcaccaactacaactacacctgcaccaaccacaactacagctgcaccaactataactacagctgcaccaactacaacttcacctgcaccaactacaactacacctgcaccaaccacaactacagctgcaccaactacaactacacctgcaccaaccacaactacagctgcaccaactacaactacacctgcagcaaccacaactacacctgcaccaactacaactacaccagcagcaaccacaactacagctgcaccaactacaactacacctgcagcaaccacaactacagctgcagcaaccacaactacagctgcaccaactacaactacatctCCACAATCAaccaccacagctgcaccaactacgactacaccaactacaactacacctgcagcaacaacaactacagctgcaccaactacaactacacctgcaccaacgacaactacagctgcaccaagtacaactacagctgcaccaaccacaactacacctgcaccaaccacaactacagctgcatcaactacaactacacctgcaccaactgcaactacacctgcaccaactacaagtacacctgcagcaaccacaactacagccgcaccaactacaactacaccaactacaactacacctgcagcaaccacaactacacctgcaccaactACAAGTACAGTCACACCAATGACAACTACAGTGTCCCCAACTACGACTACAgttgcaccaactacaactacagctccACAATCAACCACCACAGCTGCAacaactacacctgcagcaaccacaactacagccgcaccaactacaactacacctgcaccaactacaactacacctgcaccaactacacctgcagcaaccacaactacagctgcaccaactacaagtacacctgcagcaaccacaactacagccgcaccaactacaactacacctgcaccaactacaactacacctgcaccaaccacaactacagctgcaccaactacaactacacctgcaccaaactacacctgcaccaactacaactacacctgcaccaaccacaactacacccgcaccaactacaactacacctgcaccaactacaactacacctgcaccaaccacaactacagctgcaccaactacaactacagtcacACCAATGACAACTACAGtgtccccaactacaactacaatgTCCCCAACTACGACTACAGTGTCCCCAACGACAACTACAGtcacaccaactacaactacagcgtCCCCAGCTACGAGTACAGTTGCACCAGCTACAACTACAGGTGCACCATCAACAACTAAAGgttcaccaactacaactacaagctccccaactacaactacaatcgcaccaacaacaactacaggttctacaactacaactacaagctcctcaactacaactacagtcgcaccaacaacaactacaaggtccccaactacaactacagtcgCACGGACAACTACAgttgcaccaactacaactacagtcacaccaactacaactccagGGTCCCCAATTATAACTACAgccacaccaactacaactacagggTCACAAACGACCACTAAAgtcgcaccaactacaactacagtcgTACCAATGACAACTACGGggtccccaactacaactacagtcgcaccaacaacaactacagttgCACCAACTACAGTCGCACCAACAACTACTGTCATACCAACTACAACTACCATCgcaccaacaacaactacagtcacaccaactacaactacagttgcACCAACGACAACTACAGCATCCCCAACTACAGTtgcaccaacaacaactacagttgCACCAACTACTACTACAGGTTctccaactacaactacaaactCCCCAACTACAATTACAGTCAAGCCAACAACAACTACAGtcacaccaactacaactacagtgtCCCGAACTACATCTACAGTCacacaaactacaactacagtcacACCAACTACAATTACCATtgcaccaacaacaactacagtcacacaaactacaactacaagctCACCAACTACAgtcgcaccaactacaactacagggTCCCCGACTACAACTACAGTTGCACCAACTATAACTACAGGGtcccaaactacaactacagtcgCACCAACTACCACTAAAGgatccccaactacaactacaggtcctccaactacaactacaagctCCCCAACTACAGTCACATCAAGTACAACCACAGGGTCACTAAcgacaactacagctgcaccaactacaactacagggTCCCCTACTGCAACTACAGtcacaccaactacaactacagggtccccaactacaactacagggTCACAAACGACTACTACAGTCGCACCAACTACAGGTTCTCGAACTACAACTACAAGCTCCCCAACTACAACTATGGTCACAAAAATGACAACTACAGTCACACTAACTACAACTACAGGGTCCCCAACGACAACTACAGTTGCACCAACTACCACTACAGGGTCCCCAACTACATCTATAATtgcaccaacaacaactacagtgtccccaactacaactacagtcacACCAACTACAAGTATAGtgtccccaactacaactacagttgcaccaactacaactacagttgcaccaacaactacagtcgcaccaactaaaactacaaggtccccaactacaactacagttgcATCAACGACAACTACAgtcgcacca
This DNA window, taken from Sphaeramia orbicularis chromosome 11, fSphaOr1.1, whole genome shotgun sequence, encodes the following:
- the LOC115428190 gene encoding mucin-2-like; its protein translation is TTPAPTTTTAAPTTTTSAATTTTAAPTTTTPAATTTTAAPTTTTAAPSTTTATPTTTTPTTATPTTTTPTTTTPAATTTTAAPTTTTPVPTTTTAAPTTTTPADTTTTAAPTTTTAVPTTTTAAPTTPAPTITTAAPTTTTPAPTTTTAAPTTTTPAPTTTTAAPTTTTATPTTTTAAPTTTTAAPTTTTPAPTTPAATTTTAAPTTTTPAATTTTAAPTTTTATPTTTTPAPTTPAATTTTAAPTTTTPAATTTTAAPTTTTPAATTTTPTPTPAATTTTPAPTTTTPAPTTTTATTTTTTAATTTPAATTTTAARTTTTAAPTTTTAAATTPTAAPTTTTPEATTTTPAPTTTTAAPTTTTAAPTTTTAAPTTTTVAPSTTTAAPTTTTPTTTTPAATTTTAAPTTTTPVPTTTTAAPTTTTAAPTTTTAAPTTTTPAATTTTAARTTTTPAPTTTTAAPTTTTPAPTTTTAAPTTTTPAPTTTTAAPTTTTAAPTTTTAAPTTPPAPTTTTAAPTTTTAAPTTTTPAPTTTTAARTTTTAAPTTTTPAPTTTTAAPTTTTPAPTTTTAAPTTTTPAPTTTTAATTTAAPTTTTPAPTTTTPAPTITTAAPTTTTSAPTTTTPAPTTTAAAPTTTTPAETTTTPAPTTTTPTETTTTATLTTPAPTTTTPAETTTTATLTTTTAAPTTTTAPPTTTTAAPTTTTAAPTTTTPVATTTTVAATTTTAAPTTTTPAPTITTAAPTTTTPAQTTTTPAPTITTAAPTTSAPTTTTSAPTTITPAETTATSTTTTAAPTTAPATTTTAAPTTTTAPTTTNTPVPTTTTAAPTTTTPAPTITTAAPTTPAATTTRHAATTTTPAPTTPSATTTTAAPTTTTPAETTTTATPTTTTAAPTTTAPTTTTAAPTTTTPTATTTTATPATTTAAPTPTTPPATTTTVAPTTTTAAPTTTTPAATTTTPAATTTTPAPTTTTPAATTTTAAPTTTTPAATTTTAAPTTTTPAATTTTVATTTATPTTTTATPTTTTPAATTTTAAPTTTTPAPTTTTAAPTITTAAATTTTAAPTTTTSPQSTTTAAPTTTTPTTTTPAATTTTAAPTTTTPAPTTTTAAPSTTTAAPTTTTPAPTTTTAASTTTTPAPTATTPAPTTSTPAATTTTAAPTTTTPTTTTPAATTTTPAPTTSTVTPMTTTVSPTTTTVAPTTTTAPQSTTTAATTTPAATTTTAAPTTTTPAPTTTTPAPTTPAATTTTAAPTTSTPAATTTTAAPTTTTPAPTT